A region of the Cryptococcus neoformans var. neoformans B-3501A chromosome 6, whole genome shotgun sequence genome:
CACTCTTGACGGATGTATCAAAGCTGTCGACATCATGGCAAGTTATCTCGATGGGAAAGGGGCGATCAACCGGGTCATCTAGAAGCTAGAAGAAATGGCTATGTGTACCATTCAAGGGGAACGGGATGCAAGCTTTTAAGAGGGAAATGTTggttcatcttcattcatcGGTATATTTGTTGGACAAGGAAGGTTTGGAAGATCGAAACTCAGAGAAAGGCTATGTGCGTACTATGATCTTTCGATATGAGCTAGATTTGTTGGTTTGGTTGTTTAAAGAATCGCTGAGTTGTCTTATTTCATGCATGTTTTAGAATTAGAATTAAAATTAGAATTAGAATTAGAATTAGAAGGTAAAGAGATGTTTCTACATGAGTTGCTTGCTTGTTCTCACGTCTTTGGCTCTTTTTGACTTTTGAGTGCGGCCCTactgaaggagaaggttcttctttccttcaacctctCCCTTGACACTTCTTTTTCATGTCTCGGTTAAATATACATCCTGCACCGACCTCGGGCCTGAGTCTACGTATGTTacgactcgtccccaacaaggtccagccttggagacgagatggaaagccgtagtttaactaagcGATGAGATATGTAagatatacctcttgacacttgtctgttggcgtatggtatagggcggaggtatattcgcttgggaagatcaggcaagcttatatactagtggagtaagtttatgtcgaaggtggtgcaaggtaagaTGAGAGTGAGCACAGAATTTTTTTAagggagctcgaggacctttcgcaaagtaacttatgaaatattgatcttcgaggggaagaagatcaagatcgaggacagagctcccctttatatacttctacagaaatctatttatatccttcgCTGGACGTCCAGCTCTTTTCTCGGAgtccagttcttttctcggaggtccaactggaggtccagctggaccttcttatctgaatcggatcttgccttcctattacgtaactccctcctatgatatcttatctcttcttctttgtgcaggctcgtgacactcgaggacctttcgcaaagtaacttatgaaatattgatcttcgaggggaagaagatcaagatcgaggacagagctcccctttatatacttctacagaaatctatttatatccttcgAGGTGTCCAGCTGGAAGTCCAGTTCTTCTATcggaggtccagctggaagtccagttcttttctcggaggtccagctggatGTCTAGCTGggaccttcttatctgaaACAATCttgcctttctcttttacataactccctcctatgatctcttatctcttctacTATGTGCAGGCTCGTGACAACATAGAAGGTCTCAATCTTTCCCTAACAGTACTGACTCAGCAATTTCCCAATTGGCTCTAACTTTGACTCGCGATTCGAGATTTCGAGTTTCAAACTTCAGATCGACTTCTGATAAGAGCTGTACGTCAATATTCCCGACTGGGAGTTGAAATAAGTATACATTCATTCACCAGGCAGCTTTCGAAGCTTACTTTGGGAacattttttctttctctttacCATCCACAAGTGGCGACTGATTTACATACTCAAGACACAAACCCATGGTACatgcttccttctcctgatCCTCTGAGCCCAGCCGAATGAATGCCAAATATCGACTTCTGAAGTTCTGGCCGTCGCTTGCCCTCGCTTATTATCAATGCTTCAGCCCCATGGTATGGATCTAATTTAGTTTCAATTTTGCGATTTAGTTCGCATATCTTAAACTTGatcttcgccttcattgTCGTCGTTGTGTTTCTTGGTCATTGCCTGCGCCTCAATGTCGCTTCCATCCATCGATTTTCAATGTGTCCTCACGCTCAGTGCCGCTTTCTTTtctgtctctctttcctgtCCTACTCAAATAATGTCCTTATTGAGATTTCTATTCCAAGCCTGAATTGTTGAATTCAGTCGTAGGATCCACGTCTTATGTATTGGTCTTCTAGTGAATCAGTCCTGTATATCGCTTTCTTGTCTTTATCGATTTTCTTGCCTTTTCGCCTATCGTCGTTTCTCCATCCGAATCCTTCCTGCGGTTATCAcatccattcttcccaGCAACCCAATAAATCCTGGCCTAAATCCCAATTCAAGTCAAATACCATGCATAAACGCCTTTATACCGTCCCTCCCTTTGCACCTTTTTAACCAGCCATTTTAACATGTCAATGGTTTGTCGATATTggcagatgaaggaaaTTAGATCAGAGAGACGGTGGCACCCAAATCTTGCAGAGTCTTTTGAAGCTTTTCGGCGTCTTCTTTGGGAATGTTTTCTTTAAGGGTTTGGGGAACGGATTCGACGAACTTCTTAGCCTGTTTTCGGTAACAGCGGTTAAGTAGGATGCGGAGGGTTGTTATGGATCAAGAGCGGGGCGTTGAGTACGATAAGAAGTGAATGATATACGAGCCGTGTAGTAGTCGAATGTCGCCGCGTGtagagagaaaaaagagataATGGTTAGCGACGGACCAACATATGACAGAAGgcagggaaagaaagagaacaagaagatgtggatCTCTCGCAAGACCACCGATCCTAAAAATGCAAGCATGCGCTCTCTCGAAGTATTCCACATCCGTGGATTAacatgaaggagaaagacgCAGGGGGGTGAGGTAAACACAAGAGAAGGACCGTGGGCAATATATGCCCACAGCGTCTCAACGTGCCGAATTGACGGCTTTCGACGCGTTAGATACGACCTTGCCTCATTCGCTCCTTCATCCCATGGCTTTTCGCCGGCACTCTTCTTTTGGTCTCTTattctgcctcttcctgtTACACTCCCACtcattctttctcttctactCTCCTTAGCTGTCCCTGGTTGTCATTTTCTCCGATACACTCCGCTCACtctcatttcctcttcattcgcTCTCCAGTATTGTTCGTTTGGGCTCGTAGCCTCTAACTCACCTCAACCAAGTTCATATTAGGCATGAGAGCCTTGACCTCCCTGATGATCTTCGCCTTAGCGGCCGCATCGAATTTCTCGAGCTTGACGGTGAAAAttgtcttctccttgggctTCTCTTCAACAGGGGCTTCGGACGATGTCGAGGAAGCAGCAGCGGAGGCGGGGGAAGAGGCAGCAGGGAGGGAAATTTCAGTAATGTTGAGTTTCGTCTATGGTAATGCGATGAGACTAACGGCCAAAATGGGCGAttcgagaaggaaatgggCGCACCTTAAGGGCAGTAACAAGTTCTGAAACCTCCAATAAGCTCAGAGAAGAGATGCTGTCAACTATGGGGGCAATCTTTGGGTTAACTGGGGCGTCGCCAGCAGGGGTCTCGGAGAAAGTGGATCgggagctggagaaggatcGGAGGACGactcgagaagaagaggcgggCCGGAGTTGACGGAGGAAAGTTCGTGAAAGCTGCATGTGGGGGTCAGTATGTCATTGCATTTCCGTAGTGCTGAAACGTTATACGAGTCTACGCACGCTCATTTTGGATACGAAGGCTGTatttttgttttttgtGATAGGTATAGCAATATTGGTTTCGAAGGGTTCGCAGAAATAATGGGAGGTGTAAAAAGTGCCACACTTCGGTAATCCCGTTTTCCCCGATCGGCCTCAACCGCCGTACCACTGATGATgaataaataataaaatAGTTAAAAGTTGTTTGGCTCGATGTTTAACTCCAGCTTCGTTCGTTTGTTCGTCATCCTATACCTTGTTCTATACCCCATACGCTAAAAACCCAAACATGGAGCAGCTCACATCTCACCCGAGTGTTATAGGTACTATAATTGTCTCCCGCACCGATAATGCTATCATTAAGACCACTGGACACATTTTCGACGGCgaaggtggaaagagatATGCTGCCGCTGTTGAGAGTATCGTGAAGGGTGTGGCGGACGCTTTGACGGCATGTAATGACGCAGAGAATGTAGGCATTCTGCTTACATCTTGTCTCTTTCACAACTCAGCATCGCAAAGATGATTTTTGCTAATGATTCGATAGGACGAGTTGAGGTTCATGAGGATACGAACTACGAAACATGAGTTGATCATCACACCGGGTACGCCTGAGCTTCAGCAGCCTCTTCACAGCACCTTACCACGGGTTTATTTTGTTTTAATTTTAATTctattttatttttttctctGCAACCAAGTCTTGATTTATGCTGATACCGATCCCAGATGAAAAATATATCCTTGTTGTGCTCCAGGACCCATGACGATGAGTCGCATTCGAATCATCAGGGCCATTGAGGTCTCAAAGATGTCGGACACCCAACATAAGAAAATTGTATTACCATCGGAGTTCGGTAAAAACTATACATGAATATGGGCAGGCACCATCAAGAATGATTTTTAGACGGCGGTGGAGAATGTGATTCAGTTCGGGATGGGGAAAAAGACTACAGTTGCAGGCGAAAGGCGAAAGCACAGGCATAAGTTAGCCACTTAGGAAAACGTTTTTGAGGAAACAGAGATTTTATTTGACGGGAGTGATGTGAAGGCCAAGAGGGAAGGATCCATACTGTAGGGAGGTATGTTCATGCTGCGGGCTCTTATTTGCAAGTATGCCGCTACTGATACCGTGATTCACATCTCTAGAAACCTCATTCACCTACCTCGCTTGCCCTGCCCACTCAGTCCCAATATGTTTTACTTCCGCCACACCCACTCCTTCTATCTCTACTGTTAATCCTGTCCCACAAAAGCAGACCCTAAGATTGGTTGCTAGCTTGACCGGCAATTCCCCGAGATCGCTCgagaagatcaatattATTCATCGCAAGTATGCTGCCATTGCGCTGTATCATCTGAGCCTAACGGCAAATTGTGtaaggagaggaagatgcgaGGGTGAGAGGAGGTAGAGGgagacgagaggaagacagGGAAATAGTTTTGGAGGAGTtgatgagagagagggagggcAACAACGAGAGAtaggacgaggagaagaggcgtTCGGGAGGTGCcagcaaagagaagagactgaGAGGAAAGTTGTAAAGGGGTTAATATACGAGGGGAGTTCGCCACACAGTGATAGTAACCTACGATGCGACTCTATCTACTACAGTATATATGTGTTGGACTTGATTTCATCCAAATGTTTTGCCGGAGTCATTGTTGAGATATCGATGTTTTTGCCCCATTGTGTCATGAACATTCTC
Encoded here:
- a CDS encoding hypothetical protein (Match to EST gb|CF187625.1|CF187625), with translation MSLSRTFLRQLRPASSSRVVLRSFSSSRSTFSETPAGDAPVNPKIAPIVDSISSLSLLEVSELVTALKTKLNITEISLPAASSPASAAASSTSSEAPVEEKPKEKTIFTVKLEKFDAAAKAKIIREVKALMPNMNLVEVS